One segment of Mugil cephalus isolate CIBA_MC_2020 chromosome 14, CIBA_Mcephalus_1.1, whole genome shotgun sequence DNA contains the following:
- the c14h6orf62 gene encoding uncharacterized protein C6orf62 homolog, with translation MGDPTSRRNQTRNRLRAQLRKKRESLADQFDFKIYIAFVFKEKKKKSALFEVAEVVPVMTNNYEENILRGVRDSSYSLESSIELLQKDVVQLHAPRYQSMRRDVIGCTQEMDFILWPRNDIEKIVCLLFSRWKGADDEPFRPVQAKFEFHHGDYEKQCLHALGRKDKAGMVMNNPTQSVFLFMDRQHLQTPKTKATVFKLCSLCLYLPQDQLTCWGVGDIEDHLRPYMPD, from the exons ATGGGGGACCCAACTTCACGAAGAAATCAAACAAGAAATCGACTTCGAGCTCAACTTCGGAAGAAAAGGGAATCTTTGGCTGATCAGTTTGACTTCAAGATTTATATAGCCTTCGTTTTCAAAGAAAAG aagaagaagtctgCACTTTTTGAGGTAGCTGAAGTGGTGCCAGTGATGACCAACAACTATGAAGAAAACATCCTACGAGGTGTGCGCGATTCCAGCTACTCTCTTGAGAGTTCGATCGAACTCCTGCAAAAAGACGTCGTGCAACTACACGCCCCACGATACCAGTCTATGCGAAGG GACGTGATAGGCTGCACACAGGAAATGGATTTTATCCTTTGGCCACGCAACGATATTGAGAAGATTGTCTGTCTGCTGTTCTCCAGATGGAAGGGGGCCGATGATGAACCCTTTAGGCCTGTTCAG GCCAAGTTTGAATTTCATCATGGAGACTACGAGAAGCAGTGCTTGCATGCTTTGGGTCGCAAAGACAAGGCTGGAATGGTCATGAACAACCCAACTCAGTCTGTATTTCTCTTCATGGATAGACAACACTTACAG ACTCCTAAAACGAAGGCCACAGTTTTCAAGTTGTGCAGCCTCTGCCTGTACTTGCCCCAGGACCAGCTGACCTGCTGGGGTGTGGGAGACATCGAGGATCACCTTCGCCCATACATGCCTGATTAA